A window from Triticum aestivum cultivar Chinese Spring chromosome 6D, IWGSC CS RefSeq v2.1, whole genome shotgun sequence encodes these proteins:
- the LOC123143712 gene encoding IQ domain-containing protein IQM3 translates to MEVETAVPPPAAGPDRVETASREPSHTGASSSPSPAAGGEANGAATKVQKVYRSYRTRRKLADSAVVVEELWWQALDFARLNHSTVSFYDDPEPETAASRWNRVSLNASKVGQGLSKDAKALKLAFQHWIEAIDPRHRYGHNLHFYYDVWCQTQAGQPFFYWLDIGEGKDVDLPDCPRARLKKQCIRYLGPQEREFYEYIVKEGKIIHKISGEALDTSQGPKGTKWIFVMSTAKKLYAGQKERGVFQHSSFLAGGATIAAGRFTAENGVIKSIWAYSGHYKPSAENLSNFMSFLEENGVDLKEVEVRSSTKEDYYEDPAPNSKQNPAAAIMPSNPPQLILPSNMVEEAKASGQSSQTEADEVNDNLCVEKARPAYQRTLSGGLQSPRDAVVSQDAILERVNSKNKSKSYQLGDRLSLKWSTGNGPRIGCVKDYPIELRMQALEMVQLSPRASTPPASWRVPSCISPTSPTSPLVPMQASLPQPS, encoded by the exons ATGGAGGTGGAGACTGCGGTGCCTCCTCCGGCGGCCGGGCCGGACCGTGTGGAGACCGCCTCGCGGGAGCCGAGCCACACGGgggcctcctcctcgccgtcgccggcggccggaggcgaagcgAATGGCGCGGCCACCAAGGTGCAGAAGGTCTACCGGAGCTACCGGACCAGGCGCAAGCTCGCCGACTCCGCCGTCGTCGTCGAGGAGCTCTG GTGGCAAGCGCTGGACTTCGCGCGGCTGAACCACAGCACCGTCTCCTTCTACGACGACCCGGAGCCGGAGACCGCCGCCTCGCGCTGGAACCGCGTCAGCCTCAACGCATCAAAG GTGGGGCAGGGTTTATCCAAGGACGCCAAGGCTCTCAAGCTGGCTTTCCAGCACTGGATCGAGGCT ATTGATCCAAGACATAGGTACGGGCATAACCTGCATTTCTACTATGATGTCTGGTGCCAGACCCAGGCTGGCCAGCCCTTCTTCTACTG GCTTGATATTGGTGAAGGAAAAGATGTAGATCTTCCAGACTGTCCAAGGGCTCGGCTGAAGAAGCAATGCATAAGATATCTTGGTCCA CAAGAGCGCGAGTTCTATGAATACATCGTTAAAGAGGGAAAGATTATCCACAAGATATCTGGAGAGGCACTTGATACAAGCCAGGGCCCTAAAGGGACAAAGTGGATTTTCGTTATGAGCACAGCAAAGAAACTTTATGCTGGGCAG AAAGAGAGAGGTGTATTCCAGCACTCCAGCTTTTTAGCAGGAGGTGCCACTATAGCTGCTGGAAGGTTCACTGCAGAAAATGGAGTTATCAAG TCCATCTGGGCTTATAGTGGACATTACAAACCGAGTGCGGAGAATCTTAGCAACTTCATGAGCTTTCTAGAAGAGAATGGAGTTGATCTGAAAGAAGTTGAG GTACGCTCAtccaccaaggaagactactatgaAGATCCAGCACCTAATAGCAAACAGAACCCTGCTGCTGCTATCATGCCATCCAATCCTCCACAATTGATTCTCCCTTCCAACATGGTAGAAGAAGCCAAGGCATCTGGGCAATCTTCTCAGACTGAAGCTGACGAGGTCAACGATAATCTCTGCGTGGAGAAAGCAAGGCCAGCCTACCAAAGAACCTTATCAGGTGGCCTGCAAAGCCCTAGAGATGCCGTCGTCTCCCAGGATGCAATTCTTGAGAGAGTGAACTCCAAGAACAAGTCAAAATCCTATCAGCTCGGCGACAGGCTGTCCCTGAAATGGAGCACTGGAAATGGTCCAAGAATTGGGTGTGTGAAGGATTATCCAATAGAGCTCAGAATGCAAGCCCTGGAGATGGTACAGCTCTCGCCCAGAGCATCGACTCCTCCGGCCTCGTGGAGGGTGCCATCATGCATCTCCCCCACCTCGCCAACGTCGCCGCTCGTGCCAATGCAGGCCTCCCTGCCCCAGCCAAGTTAG
- the LOC123143714 gene encoding uncharacterized protein gives MEETAAVAAAAATETGTPEKSSYRYWVRQATGEAAPPPVPRKLDPSAANGGGGNPNALGSVWNQAGTWEEKNLNSWANGRIKDLLGSLGSLDFSTGKASIDEVSKCSGDAFLVTVRNKKRVGYNYELSLRFKGEWLVKEEKKKVTGHIDIPEFSFGELDDLEAEVRFTDTLEWDDKSRICKDVKLFLSPIKEKLRTFELELKDR, from the exons ATGGAGGAGacggcggccgtggcggcggcggcggcgacggagacggggaCGCCGGAGAAGTCGTCGTACAGGTACTGGGTGCGGCAGGCCACGGGCGAGGCGGCGCCCCCCCCCGTGCCCCGCAAGCTCGACCCCTCCGCcgccaacggcggcggcggcaaccccAACGCCCTCGGCTCCGTCTGGAACCAG GCTGGAACATGGGAGGAAAAGAACCTCAATTCATGGGCTAATGGTAGGATAAAG GATTTGCTGGGTTCTTTAGGTTCACTGGATTTCTCCACAGGGAAGGCATCCATTGATGAAGTGTCCAAATGCTCTGGCGAT GCATTTCTAGTAACGGTTCGTAATAAGAAGAGAGTAGGTTATAATTATGAACTGAGCTTGAGATTTAAAG GTGAATGGTTAGtcaaggaagagaagaagaaggtcACTGGCCATATAGACATCCCCGAGTTTTCATTTGGTGAGCTTGATGACCTCGAG GCAGAAGTTAGGTTCACCGATACCCTCGAATGGGATGACAAGTCGCGGATCTGCAAGGATGTGAAATTGTTCCTTTCGCCTATAAAGGAGAAGCTGCGGACGTTCGAGCTAGAGCTGAAAGATAGGTAG
- the LOC123143713 gene encoding protein arginine N-methyltransferase 5 isoform X2 encodes MPLGQRAGDKSDSRYCGVEVLDFPAGDGLPAVLTHSLSSAFDFLLAPLVDPDYRPTPGAVLPVAASDLVLSPSQWSSHIVGKISEWIDLDSEDEQLRLDSELTLKQEIAWATHLSLQACVIPPPKRSTCANYARVVNNILQGLTNMQLWLRIPLEKSESMDEDHDKSETVDSWEWWNSFRLLCEHSSQLYVALDILSSLPSMNSLGRWFGEPVRAAILQTDAFLTNARGYPCLSKRHQTLLTGFFNHSVQVIISGRSNHNVSQVSEGVLSRDENHTEDTPTQHALSPYLDYMAYLYQRMDPLPEQERFEINYRDFLQSPLQPLMDNLEAQTYETFEKDTVKYTQYQRAIAKALVDKVSDDEVSTTRTVLMVVGAGRGPLVRASLQAAEETGRMLKVYAVEKNPNAVITLHSLIKLEGWESMVTIISSDMRCWDAPEKADILVSELLGSFGDNELSPECLDGAQRFLKPDGISIPSSYTSFIQPVTASKLHNDIKAHKDIAHFETAYVVKLHRVARLAPPQEVFSFAHPNFSPKATNQRYTKLQFELPQDTGSCLVHGFAGYFDAVLYKDVHLGIEPNTCTPNMFSWFPIFFPLRKPIYVPSESPIEVHFWRCCGATKVWYEWALVAPSPSPIHNSNGRSYWVGL; translated from the exons ATGCCGCTGGGGCAGCGCGCCGGGGACAAGAGCGACTCCCGCTACTGCGGGGTCGAGGTGCTCGACTTCCCCGCCGGCGACGGCCTCCCCGCCGTCCTCACCCACTCCCTCTCCTCCGCCTTCGACTTCCTCCTCGCCCCGCTC GTCGATCCCGACTACCGGCCCACGCCCGGCGCCGTCCTGCCGGTGGCGGCCTCGGACCTCGTCCTCAGCCCGTCCCAGTGGAGCAGCCACATCGTCGGGAAGATCAGCGAGTGGATTGATTTGGATTCCGAGGACGAGCAGCTCCGGCTCGACTCGGAGCTCACGCTCAAGCAGGAGATCGCCTGGGCGACTCATCTCTCCTTGCAG GCGTGTGTTATTCCTCCTCCCAAGAGGTCGACCTGTGCCAATTATGCTAGAGTTGTAAATAATATTTTGCAAGGCCTGACCAATATGCAG TTGTGGCTTAGGATACCTCTGGAGAAGTCTGAATCTATGGATGAAGACCATGACAAA AGTGAAACAGTAGACTCGTGGGAATGGTGGAATTCATTCAGACTGTTATGCGAGCATAGCAGTCAACTGTATGTAGCACTTGATATCTT GAGCTCGCTGCCATCAATGAACTCTCTAGGGCGCTGGTTTGGGGAGCCTGTAAGAGCTGCGATTCTTCAAACAGAT GCTTTTCTAACAAATGCAAGAGGTTATCCTTGCTTGTCCAAACGCCACCAGACTCTGCTTACTGGTTTTTTTAACCATTCAGTTCAG GTAATTATCTCTGGGAGATCAAATCATAATGTTTCCCAAGTATCTGAAGGAGTGCTCTCACGTGATGAAAACCACACCGAAG ATACCCCCACTCAGCATGCATTGAGCCCGTACCTTGACTACATGGCCTACCTCTATCAGAGGATGGATCCACTTCCTGAGCAAGAACGCTTTGAG ATCAACTATAGGGATTTCTTGCAATCTCCTCTCCAG CCTCTGATGGATAATTTGGAAGCTCAGACGTATGAGACTTTCGAGAAAGACACTGTGAAGTATACACAG TATCAAAGAGCAATCGCTAAGGCGTTGGTTGATAAGGTCTCAGATGATGAAGTTTCCACAACTAGGACG GTCTTGATGGTTGTTGGAGCAGGCCGAGGGCCTCTCGTAAGAGCATCATTGCAG GCTGCAGAAGAAACTGGTCGGATGCTAAAAGTATATGCAGTGGAGAAAAATCCTAACGCAGTTATTACTCTTCAT AGTTTGATCAAATTGGAAGGGTGGGAAAGCATGGTTACTATTATTTCTAGTGACATGCGGTGCTGGGATGCTCCTGAAAAAGCTGATATTTTG GTCAGCGAGTTGCTTGGGTCCTTTGGTGATAATGAGTTATCTCCTGAGTGTCTAGATGGTGCCCAAAGATTCTTGAAGCCTGATGGGATTTCTATTCCTTCATC TTACACAAGCTTTATCCAACCAGTAACTGCATCGAAACTACACAATGAC ATTAAAGCACACAAAGATATTGCACATTTTGAAACGGCATATGTTGTCAAGCTACACCGAGTAGCAAGACTTGCACCTCCACAAGAG GTTTTCTCTTTCGCACATCCAAACTTCTCACCAAAGGCCACCAACCAAAGGTATACCAAGTTACAGTTTGAACTACCACAAGACACAGGATCATGCCTTGTGCACG GATTCGCTGGATATTTTGATGCCGTACTATATAAAGATGTCCATCTAGGAATTGAGCCGAACACATGTACACCAAACATGTTTAGCTG GTTCCCAATCTTTTTCCCACTGAGGAAGCCCATATACGTGCCGTCAGAGTCGCCCATAGAAGTGCACTTTTGGCGATGCTGTGGTGCCACCAAG GTGTGGTACGAGTGGGCTCTGGTGGCTCCGTCTCCATCCCCGATCCATAACAGCAATGGCCGGTCATATTGGGTCGGTCTATAA
- the LOC123143713 gene encoding protein arginine N-methyltransferase 5 isoform X3 — protein sequence MPLGQRAGDKSDSRYCGVEVLDFPAGDGLPAVLTHSLSSAFDFLLAPLVDPDYRPTPGAVLPVAASDLVLSPSQWSSHIVGKISEWIDLDSEDEQLRLDSELTLKQEIAWATHLSLQSETVDSWEWWNSFRLLCEHSSQLYVALDILSSLPSMNSLGRWFGEPVRAAILQTDAFLTNARGYPCLSKRHQTLLTGFFNHSVQVIISGRSNHNVSQVSEGVLSRDENHTEDTPTQHALSPYLDYMAYLYQRMDPLPEQERFEINYRDFLQSPLQPLMDNLEAQTYETFEKDTVKYTQYQRAIAKALVDKVSDDEVSTTRTVLMVVGAGRGPLVRASLQAAEETGRMLKVYAVEKNPNAVITLHSLIKLEGWESMVTIISSDMRCWDAPEKADILVSELLGSFGDNELSPECLDGAQRFLKPDGISIPSSYTSFIQPVTASKLHNDIKAHKDIAHFETAYVVKLHRVARLAPPQEVFSFAHPNFSPKATNQRYTKLQFELPQDTGSCLVHGFAGYFDAVLYKDVHLGIEPNTCTPNMFSWFPIFFPLRKPIYVPSESPIEVHFWRCCGATKVWYEWALVAPSPSPIHNSNGRSYWVGL from the exons ATGCCGCTGGGGCAGCGCGCCGGGGACAAGAGCGACTCCCGCTACTGCGGGGTCGAGGTGCTCGACTTCCCCGCCGGCGACGGCCTCCCCGCCGTCCTCACCCACTCCCTCTCCTCCGCCTTCGACTTCCTCCTCGCCCCGCTC GTCGATCCCGACTACCGGCCCACGCCCGGCGCCGTCCTGCCGGTGGCGGCCTCGGACCTCGTCCTCAGCCCGTCCCAGTGGAGCAGCCACATCGTCGGGAAGATCAGCGAGTGGATTGATTTGGATTCCGAGGACGAGCAGCTCCGGCTCGACTCGGAGCTCACGCTCAAGCAGGAGATCGCCTGGGCGACTCATCTCTCCTTGCAG AGTGAAACAGTAGACTCGTGGGAATGGTGGAATTCATTCAGACTGTTATGCGAGCATAGCAGTCAACTGTATGTAGCACTTGATATCTT GAGCTCGCTGCCATCAATGAACTCTCTAGGGCGCTGGTTTGGGGAGCCTGTAAGAGCTGCGATTCTTCAAACAGAT GCTTTTCTAACAAATGCAAGAGGTTATCCTTGCTTGTCCAAACGCCACCAGACTCTGCTTACTGGTTTTTTTAACCATTCAGTTCAG GTAATTATCTCTGGGAGATCAAATCATAATGTTTCCCAAGTATCTGAAGGAGTGCTCTCACGTGATGAAAACCACACCGAAG ATACCCCCACTCAGCATGCATTGAGCCCGTACCTTGACTACATGGCCTACCTCTATCAGAGGATGGATCCACTTCCTGAGCAAGAACGCTTTGAG ATCAACTATAGGGATTTCTTGCAATCTCCTCTCCAG CCTCTGATGGATAATTTGGAAGCTCAGACGTATGAGACTTTCGAGAAAGACACTGTGAAGTATACACAG TATCAAAGAGCAATCGCTAAGGCGTTGGTTGATAAGGTCTCAGATGATGAAGTTTCCACAACTAGGACG GTCTTGATGGTTGTTGGAGCAGGCCGAGGGCCTCTCGTAAGAGCATCATTGCAG GCTGCAGAAGAAACTGGTCGGATGCTAAAAGTATATGCAGTGGAGAAAAATCCTAACGCAGTTATTACTCTTCAT AGTTTGATCAAATTGGAAGGGTGGGAAAGCATGGTTACTATTATTTCTAGTGACATGCGGTGCTGGGATGCTCCTGAAAAAGCTGATATTTTG GTCAGCGAGTTGCTTGGGTCCTTTGGTGATAATGAGTTATCTCCTGAGTGTCTAGATGGTGCCCAAAGATTCTTGAAGCCTGATGGGATTTCTATTCCTTCATC TTACACAAGCTTTATCCAACCAGTAACTGCATCGAAACTACACAATGAC ATTAAAGCACACAAAGATATTGCACATTTTGAAACGGCATATGTTGTCAAGCTACACCGAGTAGCAAGACTTGCACCTCCACAAGAG GTTTTCTCTTTCGCACATCCAAACTTCTCACCAAAGGCCACCAACCAAAGGTATACCAAGTTACAGTTTGAACTACCACAAGACACAGGATCATGCCTTGTGCACG GATTCGCTGGATATTTTGATGCCGTACTATATAAAGATGTCCATCTAGGAATTGAGCCGAACACATGTACACCAAACATGTTTAGCTG GTTCCCAATCTTTTTCCCACTGAGGAAGCCCATATACGTGCCGTCAGAGTCGCCCATAGAAGTGCACTTTTGGCGATGCTGTGGTGCCACCAAG GTGTGGTACGAGTGGGCTCTGGTGGCTCCGTCTCCATCCCCGATCCATAACAGCAATGGCCGGTCATATTGGGTCGGTCTATAA
- the LOC123143713 gene encoding protein arginine N-methyltransferase 5 isoform X1 — protein sequence MPLGQRAGDKSDSRYCGVEVLDFPAGDGLPAVLTHSLSSAFDFLLAPLVDPDYRPTPGAVLPVAASDLVLSPSQWSSHIVGKISEWIDLDSEDEQLRLDSELTLKQEIAWATHLSLQACVIPPPKRSTCANYARVVNNILQGLTNMQLWLRIPLEKSESMDEDHDKVNNNNPTSETVDSWEWWNSFRLLCEHSSQLYVALDILSSLPSMNSLGRWFGEPVRAAILQTDAFLTNARGYPCLSKRHQTLLTGFFNHSVQVIISGRSNHNVSQVSEGVLSRDENHTEDTPTQHALSPYLDYMAYLYQRMDPLPEQERFEINYRDFLQSPLQPLMDNLEAQTYETFEKDTVKYTQYQRAIAKALVDKVSDDEVSTTRTVLMVVGAGRGPLVRASLQAAEETGRMLKVYAVEKNPNAVITLHSLIKLEGWESMVTIISSDMRCWDAPEKADILVSELLGSFGDNELSPECLDGAQRFLKPDGISIPSSYTSFIQPVTASKLHNDIKAHKDIAHFETAYVVKLHRVARLAPPQEVFSFAHPNFSPKATNQRYTKLQFELPQDTGSCLVHGFAGYFDAVLYKDVHLGIEPNTCTPNMFSWFPIFFPLRKPIYVPSESPIEVHFWRCCGATKVWYEWALVAPSPSPIHNSNGRSYWVGL from the exons ATGCCGCTGGGGCAGCGCGCCGGGGACAAGAGCGACTCCCGCTACTGCGGGGTCGAGGTGCTCGACTTCCCCGCCGGCGACGGCCTCCCCGCCGTCCTCACCCACTCCCTCTCCTCCGCCTTCGACTTCCTCCTCGCCCCGCTC GTCGATCCCGACTACCGGCCCACGCCCGGCGCCGTCCTGCCGGTGGCGGCCTCGGACCTCGTCCTCAGCCCGTCCCAGTGGAGCAGCCACATCGTCGGGAAGATCAGCGAGTGGATTGATTTGGATTCCGAGGACGAGCAGCTCCGGCTCGACTCGGAGCTCACGCTCAAGCAGGAGATCGCCTGGGCGACTCATCTCTCCTTGCAG GCGTGTGTTATTCCTCCTCCCAAGAGGTCGACCTGTGCCAATTATGCTAGAGTTGTAAATAATATTTTGCAAGGCCTGACCAATATGCAG TTGTGGCTTAGGATACCTCTGGAGAAGTCTGAATCTATGGATGAAGACCATGACAAAGTAAATAATAATAACCCCACG AGTGAAACAGTAGACTCGTGGGAATGGTGGAATTCATTCAGACTGTTATGCGAGCATAGCAGTCAACTGTATGTAGCACTTGATATCTT GAGCTCGCTGCCATCAATGAACTCTCTAGGGCGCTGGTTTGGGGAGCCTGTAAGAGCTGCGATTCTTCAAACAGAT GCTTTTCTAACAAATGCAAGAGGTTATCCTTGCTTGTCCAAACGCCACCAGACTCTGCTTACTGGTTTTTTTAACCATTCAGTTCAG GTAATTATCTCTGGGAGATCAAATCATAATGTTTCCCAAGTATCTGAAGGAGTGCTCTCACGTGATGAAAACCACACCGAAG ATACCCCCACTCAGCATGCATTGAGCCCGTACCTTGACTACATGGCCTACCTCTATCAGAGGATGGATCCACTTCCTGAGCAAGAACGCTTTGAG ATCAACTATAGGGATTTCTTGCAATCTCCTCTCCAG CCTCTGATGGATAATTTGGAAGCTCAGACGTATGAGACTTTCGAGAAAGACACTGTGAAGTATACACAG TATCAAAGAGCAATCGCTAAGGCGTTGGTTGATAAGGTCTCAGATGATGAAGTTTCCACAACTAGGACG GTCTTGATGGTTGTTGGAGCAGGCCGAGGGCCTCTCGTAAGAGCATCATTGCAG GCTGCAGAAGAAACTGGTCGGATGCTAAAAGTATATGCAGTGGAGAAAAATCCTAACGCAGTTATTACTCTTCAT AGTTTGATCAAATTGGAAGGGTGGGAAAGCATGGTTACTATTATTTCTAGTGACATGCGGTGCTGGGATGCTCCTGAAAAAGCTGATATTTTG GTCAGCGAGTTGCTTGGGTCCTTTGGTGATAATGAGTTATCTCCTGAGTGTCTAGATGGTGCCCAAAGATTCTTGAAGCCTGATGGGATTTCTATTCCTTCATC TTACACAAGCTTTATCCAACCAGTAACTGCATCGAAACTACACAATGAC ATTAAAGCACACAAAGATATTGCACATTTTGAAACGGCATATGTTGTCAAGCTACACCGAGTAGCAAGACTTGCACCTCCACAAGAG GTTTTCTCTTTCGCACATCCAAACTTCTCACCAAAGGCCACCAACCAAAGGTATACCAAGTTACAGTTTGAACTACCACAAGACACAGGATCATGCCTTGTGCACG GATTCGCTGGATATTTTGATGCCGTACTATATAAAGATGTCCATCTAGGAATTGAGCCGAACACATGTACACCAAACATGTTTAGCTG GTTCCCAATCTTTTTCCCACTGAGGAAGCCCATATACGTGCCGTCAGAGTCGCCCATAGAAGTGCACTTTTGGCGATGCTGTGGTGCCACCAAG GTGTGGTACGAGTGGGCTCTGGTGGCTCCGTCTCCATCCCCGATCCATAACAGCAATGGCCGGTCATATTGGGTCGGTCTATAA